In Longimicrobium terrae, one DNA window encodes the following:
- a CDS encoding site-2 protease family protein, protein MPDISGPFAAWRLVELHDQQVLQARLHPGVPADDPALSEWLARWPGRRYVQSGGDGVEITLTRRARVRTRERWWLHALLLVLTLATATVAGCLLVPGDPMGWAESAGHAIPVPARYDLRSVAPGLWFSLPLLCILGAHEAGHWALARRHGMDVSPPWFLPAPPLLSPIGTFGAFIRIRSPLINRAALLDMGAAGPLAGFVLAVPVYLAGLMMSQPLAQRFSGASLAVMTGDGALPLGESILLHVLRAATPMGHAPLVLLHPLAAAGWFGLFFTALNLFPISQLDGGHVVYSLSPRAHRVASRATLALLLGMGWLYTGWWFWAGLVLMIGRGKLAHPPVFDPGFRLDARRRAVAWACLVIFVIAWVPIPFVL, encoded by the coding sequence GTGCCGGACATATCAGGCCCGTTCGCCGCGTGGCGACTGGTGGAACTGCACGATCAGCAGGTGCTTCAGGCCCGCCTGCATCCGGGCGTTCCGGCCGACGATCCGGCCCTTTCCGAGTGGCTCGCGCGCTGGCCCGGCCGGCGCTACGTGCAGTCCGGCGGCGACGGGGTGGAGATCACCCTTACCCGCCGCGCCCGCGTCCGCACGCGCGAACGGTGGTGGCTTCACGCGCTGCTCCTTGTGCTTACCTTGGCCACCGCCACGGTCGCCGGGTGCCTGCTGGTTCCCGGCGACCCCATGGGCTGGGCCGAGTCGGCGGGCCATGCGATCCCCGTGCCCGCGCGGTACGATCTGCGCTCCGTGGCACCGGGACTGTGGTTTTCCCTGCCTCTGCTGTGCATCCTGGGCGCGCATGAAGCGGGCCATTGGGCGCTTGCGCGGCGCCACGGGATGGACGTTTCTCCCCCCTGGTTTCTTCCCGCGCCGCCGCTTCTGAGCCCCATCGGCACCTTTGGCGCGTTCATCCGCATCCGCTCTCCCCTCATCAACCGGGCGGCGCTTCTGGACATGGGCGCCGCGGGCCCGCTTGCCGGATTCGTGCTCGCCGTTCCCGTCTATCTGGCGGGGCTGATGATGAGCCAGCCGCTGGCGCAGCGCTTTTCCGGCGCGTCTCTCGCCGTAATGACGGGTGACGGAGCACTTCCGTTGGGAGAGTCGATTCTGCTGCACGTTCTGCGCGCGGCCACGCCCATGGGGCATGCGCCGCTGGTGCTGCTGCATCCGCTGGCGGCGGCGGGGTGGTTCGGGCTGTTCTTTACCGCGCTCAACCTGTTTCCCATCAGCCAGCTGGACGGCGGGCACGTGGTGTACTCGTTGTCGCCCCGCGCGCACCGGGTGGCGAGCCGGGCCACGCTGGCGCTGCTGCTGGGGATGGGGTGGCTGTACACCGGGTGGTGGTTCTGGGCGGGGCTGGTGCTGATGATCGGGCGGGGAAAGCTGGCGCATCCGCCGGTGTTCGACCCCGGGTTCCGGCTGGATGCGCGGCGGCGCGCGGTTGCGTGGGCATGCCTGGTCATCTTCGTGATCGCCTGGGTGCCCATCCCGTTCGTGCTTTGA